In Nitrospirota bacterium, the following are encoded in one genomic region:
- a CDS encoding AAA family ATPase has product MIAKEFKNEIKIHVEARYPVLWLVSFEERRVEKLLEGLAAETDFKYWCWSVSRGLYSGEKKKWEALGREKVLTTIDEKISKGQNDNNLFLLKDISGYFHSHEFLRKFRDLPAIIDENQPLNTVCILSPTLTEIPPELDEDIVVIELSLPDYDEIEEIVTTTFGKLIPEKWFPSTRAILYKSLQGLSMDNIRRVVRKAITQNNGKLTEDCIAFIQEEKQQIIKKQKTLDYYTHKETIEHIGGLGEIKKWFIEREHVFRLSKERIDTLGLDIPRGLLLIGVPGSGKSLCCKALAGIWNLPLLRLDVGRLFGSTVGESEKNIRKCIQLAEAVSPCILWIDEIDKAFGGVGGYQGDSGTQLRVFGTFVTWLQEKEKPVFVIATANEPKNLPPELWRKGRYDEVFFVDLPSVEEREEIFKIHMESRGQKTIPADLREYAQNSHGYTGAEIEQAVKDSIVTTFNRIHEGKGDEAAEETISELSGLDVNKATVLSSIRSITPLSILKKEEIDELRKWSHRRARPASRSLFLQRVENLGAQEKRNIAIHEASHTIMMWHHFRKTPVYISLDTYKDYTVYLPHTDSLEHTFTKKELEKEIGIILSGMVAEEEIIGFDSKTVGASHDLIAATVIARKMVVEFGFGDIIKNTSLIALQDFALTSGKEIFDDVQKILEGAKAETEAVIKKNSEVIMSLVKELEKDVLLNGEALIKFFSSHQLLN; this is encoded by the coding sequence ATGATCGCAAAAGAATTCAAGAATGAGATAAAGATTCACGTTGAGGCAAGATATCCTGTCTTATGGCTGGTCTCATTTGAAGAAAGACGGGTTGAAAAGCTCCTTGAAGGTCTGGCTGCTGAGACTGATTTTAAATACTGGTGCTGGTCTGTATCAAGGGGGCTTTACAGCGGAGAAAAGAAAAAATGGGAGGCGCTTGGAAGGGAAAAGGTGCTGACAACAATTGATGAAAAGATCTCCAAGGGTCAGAACGATAACAATCTCTTTCTATTGAAAGACATCTCAGGATATTTTCACTCCCATGAATTTCTCCGCAAATTCAGGGATCTGCCAGCCATTATAGATGAGAATCAGCCACTTAATACCGTATGCATACTCTCTCCAACACTCACGGAAATACCTCCAGAACTGGACGAAGATATAGTGGTAATAGAATTATCACTTCCTGACTATGACGAGATTGAGGAGATTGTTACAACCACTTTTGGCAAGCTCATTCCAGAGAAATGGTTTCCCTCAACCAGGGCAATATTATATAAATCGCTTCAGGGACTTTCCATGGACAACATCCGAAGGGTAGTAAGAAAGGCCATCACCCAGAATAACGGAAAACTTACTGAAGACTGCATAGCATTTATCCAGGAAGAGAAGCAACAGATAATAAAAAAACAGAAGACACTGGATTATTATACTCACAAGGAAACTATTGAACATATAGGCGGCTTGGGAGAGATCAAGAAATGGTTTATAGAAAGGGAACATGTGTTTCGTCTCAGCAAGGAGAGGATTGACACCCTCGGACTTGATATCCCGAGGGGGCTACTGTTAATCGGCGTCCCTGGTTCCGGAAAGAGTCTTTGCTGTAAGGCCCTTGCAGGAATATGGAACCTTCCTCTGCTAAGACTTGATGTCGGAAGATTGTTTGGGTCTACAGTTGGTGAATCTGAAAAGAATATAAGAAAATGCATCCAGCTTGCCGAGGCCGTGAGCCCCTGCATTCTCTGGATTGACGAGATTGACAAGGCATTTGGAGGAGTGGGAGGATATCAGGGAGATTCCGGGACGCAGCTCAGGGTTTTTGGAACATTTGTTACGTGGCTTCAGGAAAAAGAAAAGCCTGTGTTCGTTATAGCAACTGCGAATGAACCAAAAAACCTGCCTCCGGAGTTATGGAGGAAAGGGAGGTATGATGAGGTATTTTTCGTAGACCTTCCAAGTGTCGAAGAGAGAGAAGAGATATTCAAGATCCATATGGAGAGCAGGGGACAGAAGACGATACCGGCTGATTTAAGGGAGTATGCCCAGAACAGCCATGGTTATACGGGTGCAGAGATAGAACAGGCGGTGAAGGATTCCATTGTAACTACCTTTAACAGGATACATGAAGGCAAAGGGGATGAAGCTGCTGAAGAGACGATCAGCGAACTTTCCGGTCTCGATGTGAATAAGGCTACAGTTCTTTCTTCTATCAGGAGTATAACACCGCTTTCAATCCTTAAAAAGGAAGAGATAGACGAGCTGAGAAAATGGAGTCACAGGAGGGCGAGACCTGCTTCCCGCTCCCTTTTCCTGCAGAGGGTAGAAAATCTTGGAGCTCAGGAAAAGAGGAATATTGCCATTCACGAGGCGTCTCACACGATCATGATGTGGCACCATTTCCGGAAAACTCCTGTATACATCAGCCTGGACACATACAAGGATTACACAGTCTATCTGCCTCATACGGATTCACTGGAACATACTTTTACCAAAAAAGAGCTTGAGAAAGAGATCGGGATCATACTTTCAGGCATGGTAGCTGAAGAGGAGATTATTGGATTTGACTCCAAGACGGTTGGCGCATCACACGACCTGATTGCAGCAACTGTTATCGCAAGAAAGATGGTCGTTGAGTTCGGCTTTGGTGACATAATAAAGAACACCAGTCTTATAGCACTTCAGGACTTTGCACTGACATCAGGCAAAGAGATATTTGACGACGTACAAAAAATACTTGAGGGTGCAAAGGCAGAGACAGAAGCTGTAATAAAAAAGAACAGTGAAGTTATAATGAGCCTTGTTAAAGAATTAGAGAAAGATGTGCTGTTAAATGGAGAGGCGCTGATAAAATTTTTCAGCAGTCATCAACTATTGAATTAA
- a CDS encoding cob(I)yrinic acid a,c-diamide adenosyltransferase: MIVITGNGKGKTTSALGMALRAAGYKMRVCVTCFIKGDLYSGEFDGIKRLSPEIEIHVTGRGFVNIGSSPYSFEEHRTSAQNGLILAMGKMASGTIDILILDEIHNAIDLGLVDLSQILDLIDTKPEFMHLILTGRGAHQEVIEKAHTVTEMKEIKHSFSLGIEPQKGIDY, translated from the coding sequence GTGATAGTCATCACTGGCAATGGTAAGGGGAAAACGACATCTGCGCTCGGTATGGCACTGCGGGCTGCAGGTTATAAGATGAGGGTCTGCGTTACATGCTTCATAAAAGGTGATTTATACTCCGGAGAGTTTGATGGCATCAAGAGGCTGAGCCCAGAAATTGAAATTCATGTGACAGGCAGAGGATTTGTAAATATAGGAAGCAGCCCTTATTCCTTTGAAGAACACAGGACAAGCGCTCAGAATGGATTAATTCTCGCAATGGGAAAGATGGCATCAGGAACCATTGACATACTGATACTCGATGAAATACACAATGCCATTGATCTCGGGCTTGTGGACCTGTCTCAAATCCTTGATCTGATAGATACTAAACCCGAATTTATGCACCTCATTCTGACAGGCCGGGGTGCACATCAGGAGGTGATAGAAAAGGCACATACAGTTACAGAGATGAAAGAAATCAAGCATTCATTTTCACTGGGAATAGAACCTCAAAAGGGCATAGATTATTAG
- the nth gene encoding endonuclease III — MNASEKVSEILRRLKLEYPEPGTELKFNTPFELLVATILSAQTTDIQVNKVTEGLFNKYKTIRDYAKAPGDIFQKDISSVNFYKTKARNIQASASMLIDKFSGEVPSTLEELTLLPGVARKTANIILYNAFRINEGIAVDTHVKRVSYRLGLTEYNDPVRIEKDLMGITKQREWGNLTHLLISHGRAICHAKKPKHSKCILYDICPSRET, encoded by the coding sequence ATGAATGCGAGTGAAAAGGTTTCAGAAATCCTTCGCCGTCTGAAGCTTGAGTATCCTGAGCCTGGAACAGAACTAAAATTTAATACACCATTCGAGCTTCTCGTCGCCACCATACTCTCTGCTCAGACCACAGATATTCAGGTCAATAAAGTCACTGAGGGTCTTTTTAACAAATATAAAACGATCAGAGATTATGCAAAAGCACCCGGAGATATTTTTCAAAAGGACATAAGCTCTGTCAACTTTTATAAAACTAAGGCGAGAAACATACAGGCCTCAGCCAGCATGTTAATAGATAAGTTTTCCGGAGAGGTCCCATCAACTTTGGAAGAACTTACATTACTCCCCGGTGTGGCACGCAAGACGGCAAATATAATCCTGTACAATGCATTCAGGATAAATGAGGGCATTGCCGTTGATACCCATGTCAAGAGGGTATCATACAGGCTGGGTCTCACAGAATATAATGATCCGGTACGGATAGAGAAGGACCTTATGGGGATTACAAAACAACGGGAATGGGGAAATTTAACTCATTTGCTGATATCACATGGCAGGGCAATATGTCATGCTAAGAAGCCTAAACACAGCAAGTGCATACTATATGATATATGCCCGTCAAGAGAAACATAG